One genomic window of Halolamina sediminis includes the following:
- a CDS encoding DoxX family protein gives MSLLQAAAFDGAAGTIFLVARLVFGLVLAFMGLNHFMNLETMTGYAGAKNIPAPAFGVIASGLMLILGGLGIAAGAYPVLAAGALATFFVVATPTIHDFWNAEDTQGEMTHFLKNAALLGGSLGFLALGGADWPLALNVGLF, from the coding sequence ATGAGCCTGCTGCAGGCCGCCGCGTTCGACGGCGCCGCGGGGACGATTTTCCTCGTCGCCCGCCTCGTCTTCGGCCTCGTGCTCGCGTTCATGGGGCTGAACCACTTCATGAACCTCGAGACGATGACGGGGTACGCCGGCGCGAAGAACATCCCCGCGCCGGCGTTCGGCGTGATCGCCTCCGGGCTGATGCTGATCCTCGGCGGGCTCGGCATCGCCGCCGGCGCCTACCCCGTACTCGCGGCGGGCGCACTCGCGACGTTCTTCGTCGTCGCGACGCCGACGATCCACGACTTCTGGAACGCCGAGGACACGCAGGGCGAGATGACCCACTTCCTGAAGAACGCCGCGCTGCTGGGGGGCTCGCTCGGCTTCCTCGCGCTCGGCGGCGCCGACTGGCCGCTCGCGCTCAACGTCGGCCTGTTCTGA
- a CDS encoding DUF7347 domain-containing protein, with protein MQEVDPTDALAVLGDETRIAILRTLAEAEEPLAFSELRRRADVRDPGRFNYHLSTLREYFVREVDGGYALRDAGSRIVAAAGVAGASAAESDLVDGDSADSEPSECPVCGETDCERLFHVHLSVPWR; from the coding sequence GTGCAGGAAGTGGATCCGACCGACGCGCTGGCGGTGCTGGGCGACGAGACGCGGATCGCGATCCTCCGGACGCTCGCGGAGGCCGAGGAGCCACTGGCGTTCTCTGAACTCCGTCGGCGCGCGGACGTTCGCGACCCCGGGCGGTTCAACTACCACCTCTCGACGCTCCGTGAGTACTTCGTCCGCGAGGTCGACGGCGGCTACGCGCTCCGGGACGCGGGTAGCCGGATCGTCGCCGCTGCGGGGGTAGCCGGAGCGAGCGCTGCGGAGTCGGATCTCGTCGATGGCGACTCGGCGGATTCCGAGCCGTCTGAGTGTCCCGTCTGTGGGGAGACCGACTGTGAGCGCCTGTTCCACGTCCACCTCTCGGTCCCGTGGCGGTAA
- a CDS encoding MFS transporter — protein sequence MSRLDALRSQFALPANRSFRRLLAGRATSFLGDGLFTVAVMWLVFELTGSTTYTGLAGFLLRAPNALKVFAGPLVDRSRLGRVLVGSELLGAALALLVPLAALSGELSVWIVLGVLPFMALTELFAAPAQTAALPRIVDRESLVRANSAFSVVTSAVDAGAQALGGALVAAVGAVALYAVDAATYAVAAVVFLGVSIPAAEGADDESDPLDLATYRRELREGIAVLTGSVLGLMLLASLLANFLTSAAFAVLPAYAAAISGAAGYGLLLGATTAGAIVGSLLAPGVEDRPLGVTNAVGLTLAGGLWIAGVELGGVAVTAALFAASRVPIGVYNVGVQATMQTGVPEDRLGRVTATVSSLSNVVGPFGLLLGGVAGDAVGATAVLLGGGVGIAATGLLWGALPSLRRFGAPTAVRPGAFG from the coding sequence GTGTCCCGACTGGATGCGCTTCGCAGCCAGTTCGCCCTCCCGGCGAACCGTTCGTTCCGCCGGCTGTTGGCGGGCAGAGCGACGAGCTTCCTCGGTGACGGGCTGTTCACCGTCGCTGTGATGTGGCTCGTGTTCGAACTGACCGGGTCGACGACGTACACCGGGCTCGCCGGCTTCCTGCTCCGGGCGCCGAACGCGCTGAAGGTGTTCGCCGGGCCGCTGGTCGACCGCTCGCGGCTGGGTCGTGTGCTCGTCGGCTCCGAACTGCTCGGTGCGGCGCTGGCGCTACTCGTCCCGCTGGCGGCGCTCTCCGGCGAACTCTCGGTCTGGATCGTCCTCGGTGTGCTCCCGTTCATGGCGCTGACCGAACTGTTCGCCGCGCCCGCCCAGACCGCCGCACTCCCCCGAATCGTCGACCGAGAGTCGCTGGTCCGGGCCAACAGCGCGTTCTCCGTCGTCACGAGCGCGGTCGACGCCGGCGCGCAGGCGCTTGGCGGCGCGCTCGTCGCCGCGGTCGGCGCGGTCGCGCTGTACGCCGTCGACGCCGCCACCTACGCGGTCGCCGCCGTGGTGTTCCTCGGCGTGTCGATCCCGGCAGCCGAGGGGGCGGACGACGAGTCGGATCCGCTCGACCTCGCAACCTACCGCCGCGAACTCCGCGAGGGGATCGCCGTCCTCACGGGCTCGGTGCTGGGGCTGATGCTGCTCGCGAGCCTGCTCGCGAACTTCCTCACGAGCGCGGCCTTCGCGGTGCTCCCGGCGTACGCCGCGGCGATCTCGGGGGCGGCGGGGTACGGGCTCCTGCTCGGCGCGACGACGGCCGGCGCCATCGTCGGCTCCCTGCTCGCGCCGGGCGTCGAGGACCGGCCGCTGGGGGTGACGAACGCGGTCGGCCTCACTCTCGCCGGCGGGCTCTGGATCGCCGGCGTCGAACTGGGGGGCGTCGCCGTGACCGCGGCGCTGTTCGCGGCGTCGCGCGTCCCGATCGGCGTCTACAACGTCGGCGTACAGGCGACGATGCAGACCGGCGTGCCCGAGGACCGGCTCGGCCGGGTGACCGCGACGGTCAGCAGCCTGAGCAACGTCGTCGGGCCGTTCGGGCTCTTACTCGGCGGCGTCGCCGGAGACGCGGTCGGCGCGACAGCGGTGCTGCTCGGCGGCGGTGTCGGTATCGCCGCGACCGGACTGCTCTGGGGAGCGCTCCCCTCGCTCCGGCGGTTCGGCGCGCCGACGGCAGTTCGGCCGGGGGCGTTCGGCTGA
- a CDS encoding transcription factor S — MKFCDDCGSMMKAEGDEWVCGSCGATEARNEAEESGMTTQQDQEESDIVDMSDVDEEALGPTTEIRCPECGHDRASYEMKQIRAADESETRFFTCTECGHKWREDDH; from the coding sequence ATGAAGTTCTGCGACGACTGTGGATCGATGATGAAAGCCGAGGGCGACGAGTGGGTGTGTGGCAGCTGTGGCGCCACCGAGGCCCGGAACGAGGCCGAGGAGTCCGGGATGACCACCCAGCAGGATCAGGAGGAGAGCGACATCGTCGACATGTCCGACGTGGACGAGGAGGCGCTGGGGCCGACGACGGAGATCCGCTGCCCCGAGTGTGGCCACGACCGCGCGAGCTACGAGATGAAGCAGATCCGGGCGGCCGACGAGTCCGAGACGCGCTTCTTCACCTGTACGGAGTGCGGCCACAAGTGGCGCGAGGACGACCACTGA
- a CDS encoding tRNA (adenine-N1)-methyltransferase codes for MGAFLLVHEDREYVRRPGDELQTDLGVLDVPEDVSHGDELETHLGESFSVQKLRGPDLFEHFERTGAPMMPRDAGLVMGHTGAGGGDRVLDAGTGTGVLAAYLARAGAEVTTYETDPEFAEIARENMELGGVADRVEVRAGDVTEQLDELVSEGPFDVLTLDTGDSAAVVERAPELLTTGGFVAVYSPFVESIRETVEAASDSLTDIRTFETIQRRMDVGDRGTRPSTAGVGHTGYLTFARTE; via the coding sequence GTGGGTGCGTTTCTGCTCGTTCACGAGGACCGCGAGTACGTACGCCGTCCCGGCGATGAGCTCCAGACCGACCTCGGCGTGCTCGACGTCCCCGAGGACGTGAGTCACGGCGACGAACTGGAGACACACTTGGGCGAGTCGTTCTCCGTCCAGAAGCTCCGTGGCCCGGACCTGTTCGAGCACTTCGAGCGTACCGGCGCGCCGATGATGCCCCGCGACGCCGGGCTCGTGATGGGCCACACCGGCGCCGGCGGCGGCGACCGCGTGCTCGACGCGGGCACCGGGACGGGCGTGCTCGCGGCGTATCTCGCCCGCGCCGGCGCCGAGGTGACGACGTACGAGACCGACCCGGAGTTCGCGGAGATCGCCCGCGAGAACATGGAACTCGGCGGCGTCGCCGACCGCGTCGAGGTTCGGGCCGGCGACGTGACCGAACAGCTCGACGAACTCGTCTCGGAGGGCCCCTTCGACGTGCTCACGCTCGACACCGGTGACTCGGCGGCCGTGGTCGAGCGCGCGCCCGAACTCCTGACGACCGGCGGGTTCGTCGCGGTGTACTCGCCGTTCGTGGAGTCGATCCGCGAGACCGTCGAGGCTGCCTCGGACAGCCTCACCGACATTCGGACGTTCGAGACGATCCAGCGCCGGATGGACGTGGGCGACCGCGGCACGCGGCCGTCGACGGCCGGCGTCGGGCACACGGGCTATCTCACTTTTGCTCGGACGGAGTAG
- a CDS encoding nascent polypeptide-associated complex protein: MFGGGGLNPRKMQQMMKQMGIDVEELDAEEVIIRTGDEELYFDGAQVTKMDAQGQETYQIVGEPNVRETGAGDAEAIESGEEESDDDDGGIPDADVEIVAQRAGVTESTAREVLEENDGDLAAAVDQLE, from the coding sequence ATGTTTGGAGGCGGCGGACTCAACCCGCGCAAGATGCAACAGATGATGAAGCAGATGGGGATCGATGTCGAGGAGCTCGACGCCGAGGAAGTGATCATCCGGACTGGTGACGAGGAGCTCTACTTCGACGGGGCGCAGGTCACCAAGATGGACGCCCAGGGCCAGGAGACCTACCAGATCGTCGGTGAGCCCAACGTCCGCGAGACGGGCGCCGGCGACGCCGAGGCGATCGAGAGCGGCGAGGAGGAGTCCGACGACGACGACGGCGGGATTCCCGACGCCGACGTGGAGATCGTCGCCCAGCGAGCGGGCGTCACGGAGTCAACCGCGCGGGAGGTTCTCGAGGAGAACGACGGTGACCTCGCGGCGGCCGTCGACCAGCTGGAGTAG
- a CDS encoding creatininase family protein, producing MYLAEQTWPDLATADTGPVAFVPLGSTEQHGPHLPLSTDHVIAEGLARAAADRTGFLCTPTVNIGVSDHHRQFHGTMWVSPSSFRDYVEDFTRNLAYHGIDRVVFVNAHGGNEQHLQEVGRRVRADETAFATPWMWDESIPGLVNEVFETNGPHAGPKETSMLLHLAPETVKEGEFENARDGGLQDLGSAGHNRHGARVHYDTIENSGNGAFGDPTDASAEKGERIFEAACDELIQLAEWLADQRFVDLMPREHVDAGSTTDV from the coding sequence ATGTACCTCGCCGAGCAGACGTGGCCCGACCTCGCGACGGCCGACACCGGCCCCGTCGCGTTCGTGCCGCTGGGTTCGACCGAACAGCACGGCCCGCACCTCCCGCTCTCGACCGATCACGTCATCGCGGAGGGGCTGGCCCGCGCGGCCGCCGACCGAACCGGCTTCCTCTGTACGCCGACCGTCAATATCGGTGTCAGCGACCACCACCGGCAGTTCCACGGGACGATGTGGGTGTCGCCGTCGTCGTTTCGCGATTACGTCGAGGACTTCACCAGGAACCTCGCGTACCACGGGATCGACCGCGTGGTGTTCGTGAACGCCCACGGCGGGAACGAACAGCACCTCCAGGAGGTCGGCCGCCGCGTGCGCGCCGACGAGACCGCGTTCGCGACGCCGTGGATGTGGGACGAGTCGATCCCCGGGCTCGTGAACGAAGTGTTCGAGACCAACGGCCCCCACGCCGGCCCGAAGGAGACCTCGATGCTGCTGCATCTCGCCCCCGAGACGGTGAAGGAGGGGGAGTTCGAGAACGCCCGCGACGGCGGGCTACAGGATCTCGGGAGCGCCGGCCACAACCGCCACGGCGCCCGCGTCCACTACGACACGATCGAGAACTCCGGCAACGGCGCGTTCGGCGACCCGACCGACGCCAGCGCCGAGAAGGGCGAACGGATCTTCGAGGCGGCCTGTGACGAACTGATCCAGTTGGCCGAGTGGCTAGCCGACCAGCGCTTCGTGGACCTGATGCCCCGCGAGCACGTCGACGCGGGGAGCACGACCGACGTTTAG
- a CDS encoding O-methyltransferase: MDLETVERYVRATGASHSEIQSEMADYADENGFPIIGPDAGAVLRMLARLTDAERVFEFGSGYGYSASWFLDGGADEVVLTEIDEDELAMARTFLDRAGDADRAQFEHGDALETVDAYDGPFDVVLIDHDKPRYDQGFDKAREKVPEGGVIVADNMTRGPIDLDALTAYFADGEPLPDDASDGTEGIANYVEHVRADPAFESFVLPVGSGICLSTRVAER; encoded by the coding sequence ATGGACCTCGAAACCGTCGAACGATACGTCCGTGCCACGGGTGCGAGCCACAGCGAAATCCAGTCGGAGATGGCCGACTACGCCGACGAGAACGGGTTCCCGATCATCGGGCCCGACGCGGGCGCAGTCCTGCGCATGCTCGCGCGCCTGACCGACGCCGAGCGCGTGTTCGAGTTCGGCTCGGGCTACGGCTACAGCGCCTCGTGGTTCCTCGACGGCGGCGCCGACGAGGTCGTGCTCACCGAGATCGACGAGGACGAACTCGCGATGGCCCGGACGTTCCTCGACCGCGCCGGCGACGCCGACCGCGCGCAGTTCGAACACGGCGACGCGCTGGAGACCGTCGACGCCTACGACGGCCCGTTCGACGTGGTGCTGATCGACCACGACAAGCCCCGCTACGACCAGGGGTTCGACAAAGCGAGGGAGAAGGTCCCCGAGGGCGGCGTGATCGTCGCGGACAACATGACCCGCGGCCCGATCGACCTCGACGCGCTGACGGCCTATTTCGCCGACGGCGAGCCGCTGCCCGACGACGCCAGCGACGGCACCGAGGGGATCGCGAACTACGTCGAACACGTCCGGGCCGACCCGGCGTTCGAGTCGTTCGTCCTCCCGGTGGGGTCGGGAATCTGTCTGAGTACGCGGGTCGCCGAGCGCTAA